In Balaenoptera acutorostrata chromosome 19, mBalAcu1.1, whole genome shotgun sequence, the following proteins share a genomic window:
- the BCKDHA gene encoding 2-oxoisovalerate dehydrogenase subunit alpha, mitochondrial isoform X2, which yields MAVAAAAARVWGSSRGLGRVGLLLLRQPGARGLARSHPQRQQQHFSSLDDKPQFPGASAEFIDRLEFIQPNVISGIPIYRVMDRQGQIINPSEDPHLPQEKVLKFYKTMTLLNTMDRILYESQRQGRISFYMTNYGEEGTHVGSAAALDNTDLVFGQYREAGVLMYRNYPLELFMAQCYGNVSDLGKGRQMPVHYGCRERHFVTISSPLATQIPQAVGAAYAAKRANANRVVICYFGEGAASEGDAHAGFNFAATLECPIIFFCRNNGYAISTPTSEQYRGDGIAARGPGYGILSIRVDGNDVFAVYNATKEARRRAVAENQPFLIEAMTYRIGHHSTSDDSSAYRSVDEVNYWDKQDHPISRLRHYLQSCGWWGDEQEKAWRKQSRKKVMEAFEQAERKLKPSPNLLFSDVYQEMPTQLRKQQESLAHHLQTYGEHYPLDHFEK from the exons CATCcccagaggcagcagcagcaCTTCTCGTCCCTGGATGACAAGCCCCAGTTCCCGGGGGCCTCAGCGGAGTTTATAGACAGGCTAGAGTTCATCCAGCCCAACGTCATCTCTGGGATCCCCATCTACCGCGTCATGGACCGGCAGGGCCAGATCATCAACCCCAGCGAGGATCCCCAC CTGCCCCAGGAGAAGGTGCTCAAGTTCTACAAGACCATGACGCTGCTCAACACCATGGACCGCATCCTCTATGAGTCCCAGAGACAG ggccGGATATCCTTCTACATGACCAACTATGGTGAGGAGGGGACGCACGTGGGGAGTGCAGCAGCCCTGGACAACACGGACCTGGTGTTTGGCCAGTACCGGGAGGCAG GTGTGCTCATGTACCGGAACTACCCCCTGGAACTGTTCATGGCCCAGTGCTACGGCAACGTGAGCGACCTGGGCAAGGGGCGCCAGATGCCCGTCCACTATGGCTGCAGGGAGCGCCATTTCGTCACCATCTCCTCTCCACTGGCCACGCAGATCCCTCAGG CGGTGGGGGCAGCCTACGCGGCCAAGCGGGCCAACGCCAACAGGGTCGTCATCTGTTACTTCGGAGAGGGAGCGGCCAGTGAGGGGGACGCCCACGCCGGCTTCAACTTCGCCGCCACCCTCGAGTGCCCCATCATCTTCTTCTGCCGGAACAACGGCTACGCCATCTCCACGCCCACCTCCGAGCAGTACCGCGGGGATGGCATCG CGGCTCGAGGCCCGGGATACGGCATCCTGTCCATCCGCGTGGACGGCAATGATGTGTTTGCTGTGTACAACGCCACCAAGGAGGCCCGGCGGCGGGCCGTGGCGGAGAACCAGCCCTTCCTCATTGAGGCCATGACCTACAG GATCGGGCACCACAGCACCAGTGACGACAGCTCGGCGTACCGCTCAGTGGATGAGGTCAATTACTGGGACAAGCAGGACCACCCCATCTCCCGGCTGAGGCACTACCTGCAGAGCTGTGGCTGGTGGGGCGACGAGCAGGAGAAGGCCTGGAGGAAGCAGTCCCGCAAGAAG GTGATGGAGGCCTTTGAGCAGGCCGAGCGGAAGCTGAAGCCCAGCCCCAACCTGCTCTTCTCAGATGTGTATCAGGAGATGCCTACCCAGCTCCGCAAGCAGCAGGAGTCTTTGGCCCATCACCTCCAGACCTATGGGGAACACTACCCCCTGGATCACTTTGAGAAGTGA
- the DMAC2 gene encoding distal membrane-arm assembly complex protein 2 isoform X1, which translates to MGKQRVRSEKARPANQRESLRLVAPVWNGGTSGIRGLSRAVDPEGSQRKGRALLQFLADRFYDVEAVRGYLLQKQVLKVLQKNRSFTYIKERYGPYVAGASFILKQGGAVKFQDKEWMRPNGRGLSGELWKLREVPVEAVDASGCAINYQGLDHLLALRELQSLSLRCCPHVDDWCLGRLHQLADSLRELSLAGCPRISERGLACLHHLQNLRRLDISDLPAVSNPGLTQILVEEMLPDCEVLGADWAQGLKLGPEEQPRDTASSPIPA; encoded by the exons ATGGGGAAGCAGCGCGTGCGGTCCGAGAAAGCGCGCCCAGCCAATCAGAGGGAG tCCCTTCGCCTGGTGGCTCCAGTATGGAACGGGGGTACTAGCGGCATCCGTGGCCTGAGCAGGGCAGTGGACCCGGAGGGCAGTCAGAGGAAGGGGAGGGCGCTGCTCCAGTTCCTGGCTGACCGCTTCTATGATGTGGAGGCTGTGAGGGGGTACCTGCTCCAGAAGCAGGTGTTGAAGGTGCTCCAGAAAAATCG GTCCTTCACCTACATCAAGGAGCGATATGGCCCCTACGTCGCAGGTGCCTCTTTCATCCTGAAGCAGGGAGGCGCAGTCAA gTTTCAGGACAAGGAGTGGATGCGGCCAAATGGGCGTGGCCTCTCTGGTGAGCTCTGGAAGCTCCGGGAGGTGCCTGTAGAGGCTGTTGACGCCAGCGGCTGTGCCATCAACTACCAAGGCCTGGACCACCTCT TGGCCCTGAGGGAGCTCCAGTCCCTGTCGCTGCGGTGCTGTCCCCACGTGGATGACTGGTGTCTCGGCCGCCTCCACCAGCTAGCCGACTCGCTACGAGAGCTCTCGCTGGCCGGCTGCCCCCGAATCTCTGAACGGGGCCTCGCCTGCCTCCACCACCTCCA GAACCTCCGCAGACTGGATATCTCTGACCTTCCTGCCGTGTCCAACCCAGGCCTCACTCAGATCTTGGTGGAGGAGATGCTGCCCGACTGTGAGGTTCTGGGGGCTGACTGGGCCCAGGGCCTCAAGCTGGGGCCAGAGGAGCAGCCCCGGGACACGGCCAGCAGCCCCATCCCTGCCTAG
- the DMAC2 gene encoding distal membrane-arm assembly complex protein 2 isoform X2 — MAAPRASLRLVAPVWNGGTSGIRGLSRAVDPEGSQRKGRALLQFLADRFYDVEAVRGYLLQKQVLKVLQKNRSFTYIKERYGPYVAGASFILKQGGAVKFQDKEWMRPNGRGLSGELWKLREVPVEAVDASGCAINYQGLDHLLALRELQSLSLRCCPHVDDWCLGRLHQLADSLRELSLAGCPRISERGLACLHHLQNLRRLDISDLPAVSNPGLTQILVEEMLPDCEVLGADWAQGLKLGPEEQPRDTASSPIPA, encoded by the exons ATGGCGGCCCCCAGGGCG tCCCTTCGCCTGGTGGCTCCAGTATGGAACGGGGGTACTAGCGGCATCCGTGGCCTGAGCAGGGCAGTGGACCCGGAGGGCAGTCAGAGGAAGGGGAGGGCGCTGCTCCAGTTCCTGGCTGACCGCTTCTATGATGTGGAGGCTGTGAGGGGGTACCTGCTCCAGAAGCAGGTGTTGAAGGTGCTCCAGAAAAATCG GTCCTTCACCTACATCAAGGAGCGATATGGCCCCTACGTCGCAGGTGCCTCTTTCATCCTGAAGCAGGGAGGCGCAGTCAA gTTTCAGGACAAGGAGTGGATGCGGCCAAATGGGCGTGGCCTCTCTGGTGAGCTCTGGAAGCTCCGGGAGGTGCCTGTAGAGGCTGTTGACGCCAGCGGCTGTGCCATCAACTACCAAGGCCTGGACCACCTCT TGGCCCTGAGGGAGCTCCAGTCCCTGTCGCTGCGGTGCTGTCCCCACGTGGATGACTGGTGTCTCGGCCGCCTCCACCAGCTAGCCGACTCGCTACGAGAGCTCTCGCTGGCCGGCTGCCCCCGAATCTCTGAACGGGGCCTCGCCTGCCTCCACCACCTCCA GAACCTCCGCAGACTGGATATCTCTGACCTTCCTGCCGTGTCCAACCCAGGCCTCACTCAGATCTTGGTGGAGGAGATGCTGCCCGACTGTGAGGTTCTGGGGGCTGACTGGGCCCAGGGCCTCAAGCTGGGGCCAGAGGAGCAGCCCCGGGACACGGCCAGCAGCCCCATCCCTGCCTAG
- the B3GNT8 gene encoding UDP-GlcNAc:betaGal beta-1,3-N-acetylglucosaminyltransferase 8, with translation MRCPKCLLCLSALLTLLGLKVYIEWTSEPRLGKAYPGPRSTPPGPTPASPEPTLPANLSARLGQTDPLPSAYWNQQQWRLGTLPSGDSTEAGDCRAWGAAAAAEIPDFASYPEDLRHFLLSAACRSFPRWLPRGGGGQVASCEDPDVPYLLLAVKSEPGRFAERQAVRETWGRPAPGVRLLFLLGSPAGKGRPDLGSLVAWESRHYSDLLLWDFLDVPFNQTLKDLLLLAWLGRHCPGVSFILQGQDDAFVHTPALLDHLQALPPSAARGLYLGEVFTQAKPLRKPGGPFYVPGSFFEGGYPAYASGGGYVIAGRLAPWLLRAAARVAPFPFDDVYTGLCFQALGLAPRTHKGFLTAWPADRTADPCALRDLLLVRPLSPQDSIRLWKQLRDPQLQC, from the coding sequence ATGCGCTGCCCCAAGTGCCTTCTCTGCCTGTCAGCACTGCTCACACTCCTGGGCCTCAAAGTGTACATCGAGTGGACGTCCGAGCCCCGGCTGGGTAAGGCCTACCCGGGACCCCGCAGCACCCCACCAGGCCCCACGCCAGCCAGCCCCGAGCCCACCCTGCCGGCTAACCTCTCGGCCCGTCTGGGCCAGACTGACCCTCTGCCCTCAGCTTACTGGAACCAGCAGCAGTGGCGGCTGGGGACCCTGCCCAGTGGGGACAGCACTGAGGCGGGGGACTGCCGCGCTTGGGGAGCTGCCGCTGCGGCTGAGATCCCCGACTTCGCCTCCTACCCCGAGGACCTCCGCCACTTCCTGCTGTCGGCAGCCTGCCGGAGCTTCCCACGGTGGCTGCCCAGGGGCGGCGGTGGCCAGGTGGCCAGCTGCGAGGATCCCGACGTCCCCTACCTGCTGTTGGCTGTCAAGTCGGAACCAGGGCGCTTTGCGGAACGACAGGCCGTGAGGGAGACGTGGGGCCGGCCGGCTCCCGGGGTCCGGCTGCTCTTCCTGCTGGGGTCCCCAGCGGGCAAGGGGAGGCCTGACCTAGGCTCCCTGGTGGCCTGGGAGAGCCGCCACTACAGCGACCTGCTGCTCTGGGACTTCCTTGACGTCCCCTTCAACCAGACGCTCAAGGACCTGCTGCTGCTAGCCTGGCTGGGCCGCCACTGCCCCGGCGTGAGCTTCATCCTGCAAGGCCAGGATGACGCCTTCGTGCACACCCCCGCCCTTCTGGACCACCTGCAGGCCCTGCCGCCCAGCGCGGCCCGTGGCCTCTACCTGGGTGAGGTCTTCACCCAGGCCAAGCCCCTCCGGAAGCCTGGGGGACCCTTCTACGTGCCTGGGTCCTTCTTTGAAGGCGGCTACCCAGCCTACGCAAGTGGGGGCGGCTACGTCATCGCGGGCCGCTTGGCACCCTGGCTGCTGCGGGCGGCGGCCCGCGTGGCCCCCTTCCCCTTCGACGATGTCTACACCGGCCTGTGCTTCCAAGCCCTGGGCCTGGCCCCCAGGACCCACAAAGGCTTCCTCACGGCCTGGCCGGCAGACCGCACTGCTGACCCCTGTGCTCTCCGAGACCTGCTGCTGGTGCGGCCCCTTAGCCCCCAGGACAGCATCCGGCTCTGGAAACAGCTGCGGGACCCTCAGCTCCAGTGCTGA
- the DMAC2 gene encoding distal membrane-arm assembly complex protein 2 isoform X3, protein MGKQRVRSEKARPANQRESLRLVAPVWNGGTSGIRGLSRAVDPEGSQRKGRALLQFLADRFYDVEAVRGYLLQKQVLKVLQKNRSFTYIKERYGPYVAGASFILKQGGAVKFQDKEWMRPNGRGLSGELWKLREVPVEAVDASGCAINYQGLDHLLALRELQSLSLRCCPHVDDWCLGRLHQLADSLRELSLAGCPRISERGLACLHHLQPHSDLGGGDAARL, encoded by the exons ATGGGGAAGCAGCGCGTGCGGTCCGAGAAAGCGCGCCCAGCCAATCAGAGGGAG tCCCTTCGCCTGGTGGCTCCAGTATGGAACGGGGGTACTAGCGGCATCCGTGGCCTGAGCAGGGCAGTGGACCCGGAGGGCAGTCAGAGGAAGGGGAGGGCGCTGCTCCAGTTCCTGGCTGACCGCTTCTATGATGTGGAGGCTGTGAGGGGGTACCTGCTCCAGAAGCAGGTGTTGAAGGTGCTCCAGAAAAATCG GTCCTTCACCTACATCAAGGAGCGATATGGCCCCTACGTCGCAGGTGCCTCTTTCATCCTGAAGCAGGGAGGCGCAGTCAA gTTTCAGGACAAGGAGTGGATGCGGCCAAATGGGCGTGGCCTCTCTGGTGAGCTCTGGAAGCTCCGGGAGGTGCCTGTAGAGGCTGTTGACGCCAGCGGCTGTGCCATCAACTACCAAGGCCTGGACCACCTCT TGGCCCTGAGGGAGCTCCAGTCCCTGTCGCTGCGGTGCTGTCCCCACGTGGATGACTGGTGTCTCGGCCGCCTCCACCAGCTAGCCGACTCGCTACGAGAGCTCTCGCTGGCCGGCTGCCCCCGAATCTCTGAACGGGGCCTCGCCTGCCTCCACCACCTCCA GCCTCACTCAGATCTTGGTGGAGGAGATGCTGCCCGACTGTGA
- the BCKDHA gene encoding 2-oxoisovalerate dehydrogenase subunit alpha, mitochondrial isoform X1 codes for MAVAAAAARVWGSSRGLGRVGLLLLRQPGARGLARSHPQRQQQHFSSLDDKPQFPGASAEFIDRLEFIQPNVISGIPIYRVMDRQGQIINPSEDPHLPQEKVLKFYKTMTLLNTMDRILYESQRQGRISFYMTNYGEEGTHVGSAAALDNTDLVFGQYREAGVLMYRNYPLELFMAQCYGNVSDLGKGRQMPVHYGCRERHFVTISSPLATQIPQAAVGAAYAAKRANANRVVICYFGEGAASEGDAHAGFNFAATLECPIIFFCRNNGYAISTPTSEQYRGDGIAARGPGYGILSIRVDGNDVFAVYNATKEARRRAVAENQPFLIEAMTYRIGHHSTSDDSSAYRSVDEVNYWDKQDHPISRLRHYLQSCGWWGDEQEKAWRKQSRKKVMEAFEQAERKLKPSPNLLFSDVYQEMPTQLRKQQESLAHHLQTYGEHYPLDHFEK; via the exons CATCcccagaggcagcagcagcaCTTCTCGTCCCTGGATGACAAGCCCCAGTTCCCGGGGGCCTCAGCGGAGTTTATAGACAGGCTAGAGTTCATCCAGCCCAACGTCATCTCTGGGATCCCCATCTACCGCGTCATGGACCGGCAGGGCCAGATCATCAACCCCAGCGAGGATCCCCAC CTGCCCCAGGAGAAGGTGCTCAAGTTCTACAAGACCATGACGCTGCTCAACACCATGGACCGCATCCTCTATGAGTCCCAGAGACAG ggccGGATATCCTTCTACATGACCAACTATGGTGAGGAGGGGACGCACGTGGGGAGTGCAGCAGCCCTGGACAACACGGACCTGGTGTTTGGCCAGTACCGGGAGGCAG GTGTGCTCATGTACCGGAACTACCCCCTGGAACTGTTCATGGCCCAGTGCTACGGCAACGTGAGCGACCTGGGCAAGGGGCGCCAGATGCCCGTCCACTATGGCTGCAGGGAGCGCCATTTCGTCACCATCTCCTCTCCACTGGCCACGCAGATCCCTCAG GCAGCGGTGGGGGCAGCCTACGCGGCCAAGCGGGCCAACGCCAACAGGGTCGTCATCTGTTACTTCGGAGAGGGAGCGGCCAGTGAGGGGGACGCCCACGCCGGCTTCAACTTCGCCGCCACCCTCGAGTGCCCCATCATCTTCTTCTGCCGGAACAACGGCTACGCCATCTCCACGCCCACCTCCGAGCAGTACCGCGGGGATGGCATCG CGGCTCGAGGCCCGGGATACGGCATCCTGTCCATCCGCGTGGACGGCAATGATGTGTTTGCTGTGTACAACGCCACCAAGGAGGCCCGGCGGCGGGCCGTGGCGGAGAACCAGCCCTTCCTCATTGAGGCCATGACCTACAG GATCGGGCACCACAGCACCAGTGACGACAGCTCGGCGTACCGCTCAGTGGATGAGGTCAATTACTGGGACAAGCAGGACCACCCCATCTCCCGGCTGAGGCACTACCTGCAGAGCTGTGGCTGGTGGGGCGACGAGCAGGAGAAGGCCTGGAGGAAGCAGTCCCGCAAGAAG GTGATGGAGGCCTTTGAGCAGGCCGAGCGGAAGCTGAAGCCCAGCCCCAACCTGCTCTTCTCAGATGTGTATCAGGAGATGCCTACCCAGCTCCGCAAGCAGCAGGAGTCTTTGGCCCATCACCTCCAGACCTATGGGGAACACTACCCCCTGGATCACTTTGAGAAGTGA